In Candidatus Manganitrophus noduliformans, the following proteins share a genomic window:
- a CDS encoding type II toxin-antitoxin system HicB family antitoxin, translating to MTIKLTAVFEKVPEGYIGFVEELPGVNTQGATLEEARTNLQEAIELVLEANRALSEEGIQGRKVIKESLPITTA from the coding sequence ATGACGATTAAATTAACAGCCGTTTTCGAAAAAGTTCCTGAAGGATACATCGGTTTTGTGGAAGAGCTGCCGGGTGTCAATACACAGGGGGCGACACTGGAAGAGGCACGTACAAATTTACAAGAAGCAATTGAGTTAGTGCTTGAGGCGAATCGGGCGCTGTCGGAAGAAGGGATACAAGGTAGAAAAGTGATTAAGGAATCCCTGCCGATCACGACCGCATGA
- a CDS encoding type II toxin-antitoxin system HicA family toxin — MKRRDLIRHLERHGCELLREGANHTVYVNRSTRKTSTIPRHREINDFLARKICRDLQINEP; from the coding sequence ATGAAGCGGCGTGACCTCATCCGCCATCTTGAAAGGCACGGCTGCGAGCTTCTTCGTGAAGGGGCCAATCACACCGTGTATGTCAATCGGTCCACCCGCAAAACATCAACGATCCCAAGACATCGGGAAATTAATGACTTCCTGGCCCGTAAAATCTGCCGTGACTTGCAAATCAATGAACCTTAA
- a CDS encoding ankyrin repeat domain-containing protein: protein MNLENEFLESVKSGNAIRIKTLVESDPRLIQTRDENGVSSLMLAIYHGRREVVDLLLQFQSEPDLFESIALGKLKRVQDLIQGDPEQVNAVSPDGFSPLGLAAFFGHPKVAAYLVKKGADVNAASKNPMRVCPLHSALAQRQPEVSLAITEMLVAHGADVNVRQAAGWTPLHQAAIHGQINLAKLLLDHGADVNAKAENGKTPLELAAAGKHNVMAALLRERGALS from the coding sequence ATGAATCTCGAAAATGAATTCCTCGAATCGGTCAAATCAGGTAATGCAATCAGAATCAAAACCCTTGTCGAATCAGACCCCCGCCTCATTCAGACCCGGGATGAAAACGGCGTCTCTTCGCTCATGTTGGCGATTTATCATGGCCGACGAGAAGTGGTCGATCTCCTTCTTCAGTTTCAATCCGAGCCGGATCTTTTCGAGTCGATCGCCCTCGGAAAATTAAAGCGGGTGCAGGATCTCATTCAAGGAGATCCTGAACAGGTGAACGCCGTCTCCCCCGATGGGTTCTCGCCGCTGGGGCTTGCGGCGTTTTTCGGCCACCCGAAGGTCGCGGCCTATTTGGTTAAGAAGGGGGCGGATGTGAATGCCGCCTCGAAGAATCCGATGCGTGTTTGTCCGCTTCACAGCGCGCTGGCACAACGTCAACCGGAAGTTTCGTTGGCGATTACCGAAATGCTGGTGGCGCACGGCGCGGATGTGAATGTACGGCAGGCGGCCGGCTGGACGCCGCTTCATCAGGCGGCGATTCACGGTCAAATCAACCTGGCAAAGCTTCTGCTGGATCATGGCGCCGACGTCAACGCCAAGGCGGAAAACGGCAAGACGCCGCTGGAACTGGCGGCAGCGGGGAAGCACAATGTCATGGCCGCCCTGCTGCGGGAGAGGGGCGCGCTCTCGTAA
- a CDS encoding class I SAM-dependent methyltransferase, translating to MSFKDHFSETAAGYARFRPRYPETLFDFLAGAAPRRARAWDCATGSGQAAIGLAKHFERVIATDASAGQIAHALPSPRVDYRVAPAEKSGLETASIDLVTVAQALHWFDIPAFFQEVKRVLIPGGLLAVWCYQLFTIDPAIDRIVRRFYAETLGPYWPPERKMIEEGYRSIPFPFSELQTPSFGIESSVTLGQLGGYLRTWSATRRYLAERGDDPVANLLSSLAEVWGDPGTPRQMRSPLRLRVGRKEGPE from the coding sequence ATGTCTTTCAAAGATCACTTCTCGGAAACCGCCGCCGGCTACGCCCGTTTTCGACCCCGTTATCCGGAGACGCTATTCGATTTCTTGGCGGGCGCGGCGCCGCGAAGAGCGCGGGCATGGGATTGCGCGACGGGAAGCGGCCAGGCGGCGATCGGGCTGGCGAAACACTTCGAACGGGTGATTGCGACCGACGCCAGCGCCGGGCAGATTGCGCACGCGCTTCCAAGCCCGCGCGTCGATTATCGTGTTGCTCCGGCCGAGAAAAGCGGATTAGAAACGGCGTCAATCGATCTGGTCACCGTCGCCCAGGCGTTACACTGGTTCGACATCCCTGCTTTCTTTCAGGAGGTGAAGCGGGTCTTGATTCCCGGAGGGCTTCTCGCCGTCTGGTGTTATCAGCTCTTTACAATCGATCCGGCGATCGACCGGATCGTCCGGCGCTTCTATGCCGAGACCCTCGGACCGTATTGGCCGCCGGAGCGGAAGATGATCGAAGAGGGGTATCGGTCGATCCCCTTTCCCTTCTCCGAACTGCAGACCCCCTCTTTTGGGATCGAGTCGTCCGTCACGCTGGGTCAACTCGGCGGCTATCTGCGGACCTGGTCGGCGACGCGGCGTTATCTTGCGGAGCGGGGGGATGACCCGGTGGCGAACCTTCTCTCCTCGCTGGCCGAGGTTTGGGGAGATCCCGGAACACCGCGACAAATGAGATCGCCCCTCCGGTTGCGCGTCGGACGGAAGGAAGGACCGGAATGA
- a CDS encoding delta-60 repeat domain-containing protein, with the protein MAFLLPIKLRFSLFCTFLSISLLFSGCGGGGGGGGQEDVAEGDPSTSPSISITLEPATVTLHTEESQLFSATVRGTDNNEVTWRVQERGTGGNITPDGLYTASTVSGTFHVVATSQADTSKTATAVVTVLRSIGGTTPTSGTLDSAFGIGGKVTTSVGFGSDAANGVVIQSDGKIIVAGSGFNGADGDFLLLRYNQDGSLDSTFGTGGKVLIDFSPADGADTVALDSTGKIVVAGYAYNGSDYDFALARYDAQGSADTTFGAGGMVMTPIGSGDDNVVAIAIRPDDSIVAAGQAHNGSNYDYALALYDNTGHLINAFVTPIGSHDDFVFAVALQPDGKIIVAGDVDNGNDFDSAMVRYNSNGTLDTTFGNAGKVVSPLGTSHDAIHAMEIRIDKIIVAGFSSDGTSSAIALARYNLADGSLDTSFGSGGKVVSSIGIINDSAFSLQIQSNHILIAGFTFNGVDFDFALARYELNGSLDSTFGTGGKTTTDFDGGNDIARAIAIQADGKIVAAGESVVVSDKDVALARYGANGTLDLSFKMQGQQTLNLESASAVAQTLAVQADGKIIAGGDSFDGEQNRFTLIRYGSDGQIDASFGEDGILTTFLDGGNGGKIVIRPDGKIFAAGTLFQNGDYDFGVILYDTDGTFLGFSSVGFGPGGGSNNDFLAASALQPDGKLLVAGSTFVGNNYDFALARFDTDGNPDLSFGTAGTVITSIGQANDFVSAMALQEDGKIVLAGYSDVGQITNFALARYNSDGTLDASFGTGGKILTPVGLSGIGVVTSIRIQTDGKIITGGYALHNNNSDFSLVRYNENGSLDSTFGVGGKVITVIDIGNDGLYDLTLQPDGKIVAAGFSNVVDSDFALTRYYPNGVLDTSFGQRGKIILPIAQSFDFAYAVALQSDGKIVAAGGNLNGTRYEFALARFRP; encoded by the coding sequence ATGGCGTTTTTATTACCGATCAAGCTTCGGTTCTCCCTCTTTTGTACCTTCTTATCCATCAGTCTTCTCTTCTCGGGATGCGGGGGCGGAGGAGGGGGGGGAGGACAAGAGGATGTTGCCGAAGGCGATCCTTCCACCTCGCCAAGCATTTCAATCACCCTTGAGCCCGCTACCGTGACGCTTCACACCGAGGAGAGTCAACTCTTCTCGGCAACCGTTCGCGGAACCGACAATAACGAAGTCACCTGGCGTGTTCAAGAAAGAGGCACGGGCGGCAACATCACCCCGGACGGCCTTTATACCGCATCGACCGTTTCCGGAACCTTCCATGTGGTGGCGACCAGTCAGGCCGACACGAGTAAAACCGCCACTGCCGTTGTAACGGTGCTCCGCTCGATCGGAGGAACGACCCCGACCTCCGGAACACTCGATTCCGCCTTCGGGATTGGCGGAAAGGTCACAACGAGCGTCGGATTCGGGAGCGATGCGGCAAACGGCGTCGTCATCCAGTCGGATGGAAAGATCATCGTTGCCGGATCCGGGTTTAACGGCGCCGATGGCGACTTTCTTCTCCTTCGGTATAACCAAGACGGCAGTCTCGACTCGACATTTGGAACCGGAGGAAAGGTCCTCATTGATTTTAGCCCGGCGGACGGAGCGGATACCGTCGCGCTTGATTCAACGGGAAAAATCGTTGTGGCCGGGTACGCCTATAACGGCAGCGACTATGATTTCGCGCTGGCCCGTTATGATGCTCAAGGGAGCGCCGATACGACTTTCGGCGCAGGCGGAATGGTCATGACGCCAATCGGCTCCGGCGACGATAACGTTGTAGCCATCGCTATCCGACCGGATGATTCGATCGTTGCAGCCGGCCAAGCCCACAACGGCAGCAATTACGACTATGCCTTGGCTTTGTACGACAATACAGGCCACCTGATCAACGCCTTCGTCACCCCCATCGGCAGCCATGATGACTTCGTCTTCGCGGTCGCTCTTCAACCAGACGGGAAAATTATCGTCGCCGGCGACGTCGACAACGGGAACGATTTTGACTCTGCAATGGTTCGCTATAATAGCAACGGGACGCTTGATACCACCTTTGGAAACGCCGGCAAAGTGGTTTCCCCCCTCGGGACCAGCCATGACGCCATCCACGCGATGGAAATCCGGATCGACAAGATTATCGTCGCCGGATTCTCCTCCGATGGTACCTCTTCGGCCATCGCGCTGGCCCGCTACAATCTTGCAGATGGAAGCCTCGATACCAGCTTCGGCAGCGGTGGAAAAGTTGTCAGCTCAATCGGCATTATTAATGACTCCGCATTCTCTCTACAGATTCAGTCCAATCATATTTTGATCGCTGGATTTACATTCAACGGCGTTGACTTCGATTTTGCGCTTGCCCGTTATGAGTTGAACGGGAGTCTCGATTCGACCTTCGGCACGGGGGGAAAAACCACGACCGATTTCGACGGTGGAAACGACATTGCCCGCGCGATCGCGATCCAAGCCGACGGCAAGATCGTCGCCGCGGGAGAATCTGTGGTCGTCAGTGACAAAGATGTCGCCCTGGCGCGCTATGGTGCAAACGGAACCCTCGATCTTTCATTCAAAATGCAGGGACAACAAACGCTCAACCTGGAAAGCGCCAGCGCAGTCGCGCAGACCCTTGCGGTTCAAGCCGATGGGAAGATCATCGCGGGGGGAGATTCTTTCGACGGGGAACAGAATCGGTTCACGCTCATTCGTTATGGTTCCGACGGACAAATCGACGCTTCCTTCGGGGAGGATGGAATATTGACGACATTTCTTGACGGTGGAAATGGCGGGAAGATCGTCATTCGACCCGACGGCAAAATTTTTGCGGCTGGGACCCTTTTTCAGAATGGGGACTACGATTTTGGCGTGATCCTCTATGACACGGATGGCACCTTCCTCGGGTTCTCTTCCGTCGGATTTGGACCGGGTGGGGGATCGAACAACGACTTCCTCGCCGCCTCGGCGCTCCAGCCGGACGGCAAACTTTTGGTGGCGGGATCGACGTTCGTCGGAAACAATTATGATTTTGCCTTAGCGCGCTTCGACACCGACGGAAATCCTGATCTGTCGTTTGGTACAGCCGGTACAGTCATTACCTCCATCGGCCAAGCCAACGATTTCGTAAGCGCAATGGCTCTTCAAGAAGATGGTAAAATCGTGTTGGCCGGCTATTCCGATGTCGGCCAAATAACGAATTTCGCGTTGGCCCGGTATAATTCCGATGGAACGCTCGATGCCTCGTTCGGAACAGGAGGAAAAATTCTGACTCCGGTCGGACTGAGCGGCATTGGAGTCGTCACTTCAATCCGCATCCAAACGGACGGCAAAATCATTACCGGGGGGTATGCCCTCCATAACAATAATTCTGATTTCTCGCTGGTGCGCTATAATGAAAACGGCAGCCTCGATTCGACCTTCGGCGTGGGGGGCAAGGTGATCACCGTCATCGATATCGGAAATGATGGTCTCTATGATCTGACCCTTCAACCCGACGGGAAAATTGTGGCGGCGGGCTTTTCCAATGTCGTCGACTCTGATTTCGCACTCACACGTTATTATCCAAATGGAGTGCTCGACACCTCCTTTGGACAGAGAGGTAAAATAATCTTACCGATCGCACAGAGCTTTGATTTCGCTTACGCCGTTGCGCTTCAATCGGACGGTAAGATTGTCGCAGCGGGAGGAAACCTCAACGGCACCCGGTATGAGTTTGCGCTGGCTCGTTTTCGCCCATGA
- a CDS encoding ATP-binding protein: MPSTSFPSRLGLVENLRNYLLAGQWSAMFGGPLIGKSTLARRLAGELDDAGAKSVFLQLPLLISDSAFWPLLLEALLHQGIGPAARNPFKKPPASLPDLMSQLHHLYERAPSEIAARPVVLILDDCDHLLRHETIIPQIVNLALESTLPSIQAICWVGGPAFADWVAAHPGTFKRALRLYPLSVIPIREARKIIREHLGPEKPVEEIDRIWNETGGHPLLMERAFNRQETPSTKSLRDQLRQTLRPEDEAVLGQLDPGGRWTILDALKDKRGEKIPKPALDRLCMIGLTVRTLIDGVAAIRITSPLFAQVTEQ; the protein is encoded by the coding sequence ATGCCGTCTACCTCATTTCCAAGCCGCTTAGGCCTCGTTGAAAACCTCCGCAATTATCTTCTCGCCGGCCAATGGTCCGCGATGTTCGGCGGCCCTCTGATCGGCAAAAGCACCCTGGCGCGGCGCCTTGCAGGAGAATTGGACGACGCCGGGGCAAAGTCCGTTTTTCTGCAACTTCCCCTGTTGATCTCCGATTCGGCCTTCTGGCCGCTGCTTCTTGAGGCCCTTCTTCACCAGGGGATCGGACCGGCCGCGCGCAATCCTTTCAAGAAGCCCCCCGCGTCGCTTCCCGACCTGATGTCCCAGCTCCATCATCTCTACGAGCGGGCCCCGTCGGAAATCGCCGCCCGTCCGGTCGTCCTGATTTTGGACGACTGCGATCACCTCCTCCGCCACGAAACAATCATCCCGCAGATCGTCAATCTGGCATTGGAATCGACCCTCCCCTCGATCCAGGCGATCTGCTGGGTGGGCGGGCCCGCTTTCGCCGATTGGGTCGCCGCGCATCCGGGGACATTCAAACGAGCGCTCCGTCTTTATCCTCTTTCGGTCATCCCGATCCGGGAGGCGCGGAAGATTATCCGGGAACATCTCGGGCCGGAAAAACCGGTCGAAGAGATCGACCGAATCTGGAACGAAACCGGCGGCCACCCCCTTTTGATGGAGCGGGCCTTCAACCGGCAGGAAACCCCTTCAACGAAATCGCTTCGAGACCAGCTCCGACAGACGCTCCGCCCCGAAGATGAAGCGGTCCTCGGCCAGCTCGACCCAGGGGGGCGATGGACGATCCTCGACGCGTTGAAGGACAAACGGGGAGAGAAGATCCCGAAGCCGGCCCTCGACCGTCTCTGCATGATCGGGCTGACCGTCCGGACATTGATCGACGGCGTCGCCGCCATTCGGATCACCTCTCCCCTCTTCGCCCAGGTGACCGAACAATGA